The proteins below come from a single uncultured Fibrobacter sp. genomic window:
- the queF gene encoding preQ(1) synthase has protein sequence MRSEAELEGVTLLGNNKTQYKTTYSPEVLEKFPNKHPGNDYMVTFNCPEFTSLCPKTGQPDFAEIKIHYIPDQFLVESKSLKLYMFSFRNHGDFHEDCVNIIMKDLVKLLDPKYIEVEGLFMPRGGISLYPFANYGKPGTEFESLAKTRLFAAIDRRK, from the coding sequence ATGCGTTCAGAAGCAGAACTCGAAGGCGTCACGCTGCTCGGCAACAACAAGACCCAGTACAAGACGACCTACAGCCCCGAAGTGCTCGAAAAATTCCCGAACAAGCACCCGGGCAACGACTACATGGTCACTTTCAACTGCCCGGAATTCACGAGCCTTTGCCCCAAAACCGGCCAGCCCGACTTTGCCGAAATCAAGATTCACTACATCCCGGACCAGTTCCTGGTAGAATCGAAGTCGCTCAAGCTGTACATGTTCTCGTTCAGGAACCACGGGGATTTCCACGAAGACTGCGTGAATATCATCATGAAGGACCTCGTGAAGCTTTTGGACCCGAAGTACATCGAAGTCGAGGGGCTGTTCATGCCGCGCGGAGGCATCTCGCTCTACCCGTTCGCCAACTACGGCAAGCCGGGCACCGAATTCGAATCGCTCGCCAAGACCCGCCTATTTGCCGCAATCGACCGGAGGAAATAG
- a CDS encoding DNA topoisomerase III has product MATTTKATTKTTKTAATKAKTAKTAKAPAAGKTLIIAEKPSVASDLVKVLGAKTFTKNNGYYESDTTIVSHAIGHLVTIADPKDIDERYKAWDMKTLPMLPEKFPLVATPATKSQLSIVGKLIKRKDVTTIVNACDAGREGELIFFYILDYVLKGKFTGKTIKRLWMQSMTPAAIKDAFEHLRTAEEMENLKDAALCRSEADWLVGMNGSRGLTAYNSSMGGFQITPCGRVQTPTLAIIVKREEERLKFVPQTFWTVEADFDNGGNAYLGKWFTGEGKERQKQIFDGEKAAEILAKCKGKAGKIEETTAPSQQKCGQLYDLTTLQREANNRFGFSAKTTLSIAQSLYEHYKATTYPRTDSRCLPEDYVTTVKATLGKIEGPLRKFALEALDNSYVKRTPKVFDNSKISDHFAIIPTGVVPKGLSEAEEKIYTMICQRFIAVFFPPAQYLNTTRVTTVEGETFITEGKILVDPGFKAVYGKDSDDESNVPQLKGDAAKTLDIRSNEDFTKPPAHYTESTLLSMMESAGKLVEDDELRDAMKERGLGTPATRAAIIEKLVSDKYVVRDGKEMIPTAKAFDLIKVLSAMDIEALTSPELTGEWEYKMDLISKGKESRENFMQGIVEMTKSMVKNIKGFKEESTTGEAKFSPVNGKKVFETVSRYTTEDGIVIRKIIGGKHLTDDEIVELLTKRKIGPLTGFRSKKGAEFSAVLTINDQNKIEFVFDEKPEEIEIGEKVGKSPIDGSDVFETLTGYVSQSYIDKEPSGIQLPKVMLGKELPIDEIKKMLGGEKTSLIKGFRSNKTHRLFDAFLYLDKAGKLKFDFPPRTFTAKRFTKKPAAKAEG; this is encoded by the coding sequence ATGGCAACGACTACAAAAGCAACGACTAAGACGACCAAGACCGCGGCAACCAAGGCCAAGACAGCCAAGACTGCAAAAGCCCCCGCCGCCGGCAAGACGCTCATCATCGCGGAAAAGCCTAGCGTCGCCAGCGACCTGGTCAAGGTCCTCGGAGCAAAGACATTCACCAAAAACAACGGCTACTACGAAAGCGACACGACCATCGTAAGCCACGCCATCGGCCACCTCGTGACCATCGCCGACCCCAAAGACATCGACGAGCGCTACAAGGCCTGGGACATGAAGACACTCCCCATGCTCCCCGAAAAATTCCCGCTGGTCGCAACCCCCGCTACAAAATCGCAGCTTTCCATTGTGGGCAAGCTCATCAAGAGGAAAGACGTCACAACCATTGTGAACGCATGCGATGCGGGCCGCGAAGGTGAACTGATATTCTTCTACATATTGGACTACGTGCTCAAGGGCAAGTTCACGGGCAAGACCATCAAGCGCCTGTGGATGCAGAGCATGACGCCCGCCGCCATCAAGGACGCCTTCGAGCACCTGCGTACCGCCGAAGAGATGGAAAACCTCAAGGATGCCGCCCTCTGCCGCAGCGAAGCCGACTGGCTCGTGGGCATGAACGGCAGCCGTGGCCTCACCGCCTACAACAGTAGCATGGGAGGTTTCCAGATTACGCCGTGCGGCCGCGTGCAGACCCCGACACTTGCCATCATCGTGAAGCGCGAAGAAGAACGCCTCAAGTTCGTGCCGCAAACGTTCTGGACCGTCGAGGCCGATTTCGACAACGGTGGCAACGCCTACCTAGGCAAGTGGTTCACCGGAGAAGGCAAGGAACGCCAGAAGCAGATTTTTGACGGAGAAAAGGCCGCCGAAATCCTTGCGAAGTGCAAGGGCAAGGCAGGCAAAATCGAGGAGACCACCGCCCCGAGCCAGCAAAAGTGCGGCCAGCTCTACGACCTCACTACGCTCCAGCGCGAGGCGAACAACCGTTTCGGGTTCAGCGCCAAGACGACGCTCTCGATTGCCCAGAGTTTGTACGAGCACTACAAGGCGACCACCTACCCGCGTACCGATAGCCGCTGCCTGCCCGAAGACTACGTAACCACCGTCAAGGCGACCCTCGGCAAGATCGAAGGCCCGCTCAGGAAGTTCGCCCTGGAAGCGCTCGACAACAGCTACGTGAAGCGCACCCCGAAGGTGTTCGACAACTCGAAGATTTCGGACCACTTCGCCATCATCCCCACGGGTGTTGTGCCGAAGGGACTCTCCGAGGCCGAAGAAAAGATTTACACGATGATCTGCCAGCGCTTTATCGCGGTGTTCTTCCCGCCGGCGCAGTACCTGAACACCACCCGCGTCACGACCGTCGAGGGCGAGACGTTCATCACCGAAGGCAAGATTCTCGTAGACCCCGGCTTCAAGGCCGTGTATGGCAAAGACAGCGACGATGAGTCGAACGTTCCGCAGCTCAAGGGAGATGCGGCCAAGACGCTTGACATCCGCAGCAACGAAGACTTTACCAAGCCGCCCGCGCACTACACAGAAAGCACGTTGCTTTCTATGATGGAAAGCGCGGGCAAGCTCGTCGAAGACGACGAGCTGCGCGACGCCATGAAGGAGCGCGGGCTTGGTACGCCGGCAACGCGAGCCGCCATCATCGAAAAGCTCGTGAGCGACAAGTACGTTGTCCGTGACGGCAAGGAAATGATCCCGACAGCAAAGGCGTTCGACCTTATCAAGGTGCTCTCGGCCATGGACATCGAAGCCCTCACGAGCCCGGAACTCACCGGCGAGTGGGAATACAAGATGGATCTTATCTCCAAGGGCAAGGAATCCCGTGAAAACTTCATGCAAGGCATCGTCGAGATGACAAAGTCCATGGTGAAAAACATCAAGGGATTCAAGGAAGAAAGCACGACCGGCGAGGCAAAGTTCAGCCCGGTGAACGGCAAGAAGGTCTTCGAAACCGTGAGCCGCTACACTACCGAAGACGGCATTGTCATCCGCAAGATTATCGGTGGCAAGCACCTCACCGACGACGAAATCGTCGAGCTCCTGACCAAGCGGAAAATCGGCCCGCTCACGGGTTTCCGCAGCAAGAAGGGTGCCGAATTCTCGGCCGTGCTCACCATCAACGACCAGAACAAAATTGAATTCGTATTCGACGAGAAGCCCGAAGAAATCGAGATTGGCGAGAAGGTGGGCAAGTCCCCCATCGACGGCTCCGACGTGTTCGAGACGCTCACCGGCTACGTGAGCCAGAGCTATATCGACAAGGAACCGAGCGGCATCCAACTTCCCAAGGTGATGCTCGGCAAAGAACTCCCGATCGACGAAATCAAGAAGATGCTCGGCGGCGAAAAGACCTCGCTCATCAAGGGTTTCCGCAGCAACAAGACGCACCG
- a CDS encoding queuosine precursor transporter, protein MPLQNELILIASIFAFFGGLVAFFRFFGKQGIFAWTVICTIAANIEVLILVHAFGLDTTLGNVIFASTFLATDIMSEIFGKKEASRCVKIGILANVTFILISQSWFLYIPAEGDSMAGPIRTVFANTPRVMLASLFAYAVCELFDVWAYHAWWKWTEKKFGDKKRFLWLRNNGSTLVSQLINVVVFNLLAFAGVFPWNTIVEILIFGYGIFIVTSLMDTPFVYLARRIADKHPELLKE, encoded by the coding sequence ATGCCTCTACAAAACGAACTCATCCTCATCGCCTCCATCTTCGCCTTCTTCGGGGGCCTCGTCGCCTTCTTCCGCTTCTTCGGTAAGCAGGGCATCTTCGCCTGGACTGTCATCTGCACCATCGCCGCCAACATCGAGGTACTTATTCTGGTACACGCCTTCGGGCTCGACACCACGCTCGGCAACGTCATTTTCGCCTCGACTTTCCTCGCGACCGACATCATGAGCGAAATCTTCGGCAAAAAAGAGGCTAGCCGCTGCGTCAAAATCGGCATCCTCGCAAACGTCACGTTCATCCTGATTTCCCAGAGCTGGTTCTTGTACATCCCCGCCGAGGGCGACTCCATGGCCGGCCCCATCCGTACCGTATTTGCCAATACGCCCCGCGTGATGCTTGCTAGCCTGTTCGCCTACGCCGTATGCGAACTGTTCGATGTGTGGGCCTACCACGCCTGGTGGAAATGGACCGAGAAAAAGTTCGGCGACAAGAAGCGCTTCTTGTGGCTGCGCAACAACGGCTCCACGCTCGTAAGCCAGCTCATCAATGTGGTGGTGTTCAACCTGCTCGCCTTCGCCGGCGTGTTCCCGTGGAATACGATTGTCGAAATCCTGATTTTCGGCTACGGTATCTTCATCGTGACATCGCTGATGGACACACCGTTCGTGTACCTCGCCCGCCGCATTGCGGACAAGCACCCGGAACTGCTGAAAGAATAG
- a CDS encoding glycosyltransferase encodes MLITVLTYLVIGLLAVFGLFYIVLLVRFYRALGTVRTGTSDVEPKPRVSILIAARNESTGIRDTLDSVLAQDYDGEWDVWVADDRSTDDTPEILAEYAARDPRLHILRIDDIPEGVSPKKHALSKLIDVCDGDILCLTDADCIVLPTWIDGIVHEFEPGIELVAGHSYIPTIPGKSSILICMQAVETLIYRVAGTAGLAMHLPLTSTGNNFAYRKSFFKSVHGFDNVLKIQSGDDDLLMQKIADDRPWAMRYCIAPNTFVTTSGKETLKELWEQRKRWASATIYYTPKIVFVLSMVFLFLVMQCVAVALSPFSFEILLATIVASVAKCVGDLVLILRGLRIFKQEHLLKWCIPVEIIHAPFTVLAVLFGLFGRFKWK; translated from the coding sequence ATGCTTATCACGGTGCTCACATACCTGGTCATCGGTCTATTGGCCGTGTTCGGACTATTCTACATAGTCCTCCTGGTGCGGTTCTACCGCGCCCTCGGCACCGTGCGTACAGGGACCTCCGACGTAGAGCCCAAACCGCGCGTGAGCATCCTGATTGCCGCACGCAACGAGTCGACCGGCATCCGCGACACGCTGGATTCCGTCTTGGCACAGGACTACGATGGCGAGTGGGACGTCTGGGTCGCCGACGACCGCAGCACCGACGACACCCCGGAGATCCTGGCCGAATATGCCGCCCGCGACCCGAGGCTCCATATCCTCCGGATTGACGACATTCCCGAAGGCGTGAGCCCCAAGAAGCACGCCCTGTCAAAACTCATCGATGTCTGCGATGGCGATATTCTTTGCCTCACCGACGCCGACTGCATTGTGCTGCCCACCTGGATTGACGGCATCGTTCACGAATTTGAACCGGGCATCGAACTCGTGGCAGGGCATTCCTACATCCCGACCATCCCCGGCAAATCGAGCATTCTCATTTGCATGCAGGCGGTCGAAACGCTCATTTACCGCGTGGCAGGCACCGCAGGCCTCGCCATGCACCTGCCACTCACCAGCACCGGCAACAACTTCGCCTACCGCAAGAGTTTCTTCAAGAGCGTCCACGGGTTCGACAACGTGCTCAAGATCCAGAGTGGCGACGACGACCTCCTGATGCAGAAAATCGCCGACGACCGCCCCTGGGCCATGCGCTACTGTATTGCACCTAACACATTTGTCACCACAAGCGGCAAGGAAACGCTCAAGGAACTCTGGGAACAGCGCAAGCGCTGGGCATCGGCAACTATATATTATACGCCGAAAATTGTGTTCGTACTCAGCATGGTGTTCCTCTTCCTCGTCATGCAGTGCGTCGCGGTGGCACTCTCGCCGTTCAGTTTCGAAATTCTCCTCGCGACAATTGTCGCATCCGTCGCCAAGTGCGTCGGAGACCTTGTTTTAATACTTCGCGGGCTCAGGATATTCAAGCAGGAGCACCTATTGAAATGGTGCATCCCCGTCGAGATTATCCACGCCCCCTTTACCGTTCTGGCCGTCCTCTTTGGCCTGTTCGGGCGATTCAAATGGAAATAA
- a CDS encoding DUF177 domain-containing protein — MRIDIAQELKESEDRRVVWSHADAPEIFDELHLKGDLVAQVLVSPEGPSKWLVSGTLSGVQTLTCSRTLELFDRPFETEIVVEVERLGVAKQELDEDDADVFAYRIPQGQYFVDVSECVRQLVILQEPAAPVKNPDEDFIFVSNKPTSDGSAESEDTMDPRWEKLKALKSKMENRS, encoded by the coding sequence TTGAGAATCGATATCGCACAAGAACTTAAGGAATCCGAAGACCGCCGGGTGGTCTGGTCCCATGCCGATGCCCCCGAAATCTTCGACGAACTGCACCTGAAAGGCGATCTGGTAGCCCAGGTGCTGGTTAGCCCCGAAGGCCCTAGCAAGTGGCTTGTGTCCGGTACGCTCTCCGGAGTGCAAACTCTGACCTGCTCCCGCACGCTCGAGTTGTTCGACCGTCCCTTCGAAACTGAAATCGTCGTGGAAGTCGAAAGGCTAGGGGTGGCTAAACAGGAACTCGATGAAGACGATGCAGATGTCTTCGCTTATAGAATTCCCCAGGGGCAGTACTTCGTGGACGTTTCCGAGTGCGTTCGACAGCTGGTTATACTGCAAGAACCGGCCGCACCCGTGAAAAATCCCGACGAAGATTTTATCTTTGTATCAAACAAACCGACCAGTGACGGTTCCGCAGAGTCCGAAGACACTATGGACCCCCGCTGGGAAAAACTCAAAGCTTTAAAA